A stretch of the Bordetella genomosp. 8 genome encodes the following:
- a CDS encoding ectoine synthase, translated as MIVRNVNDVIGTKDEVRTDTWMSRRVLLKKDGMGFSFHETTIFPGTRTHIHYRNHLEAVWCIEGDGSLETIADGKRYELGPGVVYALNENDEHWLCGGEKPLRVICVFNPPLTGQEVHDKNGVYPLPEKAAA; from the coding sequence ATGATTGTACGCAACGTCAACGACGTCATCGGGACCAAGGACGAAGTCCGCACCGATACCTGGATGAGCCGGCGCGTGCTGCTCAAGAAAGATGGCATGGGCTTCTCTTTCCACGAGACCACCATCTTCCCGGGCACCCGCACGCACATCCATTACCGCAATCACCTGGAAGCCGTCTGGTGCATCGAAGGCGACGGTTCGCTCGAAACCATCGCCGACGGCAAGCGGTACGAACTCGGCCCGGGCGTGGTCTACGCCCTGAACGAGAACGACGAACACTGGCTGTGCGGCGGCGAAAAGCCGTTGCGCGTCATCTGCGTTTTCAATCCGCCCCTGACCGGACAGGAAGTGCATGACAAGAACGGCGTGTATCCGCTGCCCGAAAAGGCAGCGGCCTGA
- the thpD gene encoding ectoine hydroxylase, giving the protein MISPAKDRYASRTDRSAGIVARHDPVVYEDGRYADALSPEQVQAYDRDGFLLLENLIPQAEVDALIAEIARMSRDPAIIRREECITEPGSNAVRSIFMVHQLSSLISRLTRDPRLVNVARQILGSEVYIHQSRANMKPGFKGKEFYWHSDFETWHVEDGMPAMRALSCSVLLTDNNACNGPLMLVPGSHRQFISCIGETPQDHYKHSLKKQEYGVPDAISLQLLAEQGGIQAMTGKAGSVVFFDCNTMHGSNSNISPWPRSNVFMVYNSMENVLGAPKYGLAPRPEHIATRAGVKALTPLDALKLVG; this is encoded by the coding sequence ATGATTTCACCTGCCAAAGACCGCTATGCGTCGCGCACCGATCGCAGCGCCGGCATCGTCGCCCGTCACGATCCCGTCGTGTACGAGGACGGGCGCTATGCCGACGCCCTGTCGCCGGAACAGGTGCAGGCCTATGACCGCGACGGCTTCCTGCTGCTGGAGAACCTGATCCCGCAGGCCGAGGTCGACGCGCTGATCGCCGAGATCGCGCGCATGTCGCGCGACCCCGCCATCATCCGCCGCGAAGAATGCATCACCGAACCGGGCAGCAATGCCGTCCGGTCCATCTTCATGGTGCACCAGCTCAGTTCGCTGATCTCGCGCCTGACGCGGGATCCGCGCTTGGTCAACGTGGCGCGGCAGATCCTGGGATCCGAGGTCTACATCCACCAGTCGCGCGCCAATATGAAGCCAGGCTTCAAGGGCAAGGAATTCTATTGGCATTCGGATTTCGAGACCTGGCACGTGGAAGACGGCATGCCGGCGATGCGGGCGCTCAGTTGCTCGGTGCTGCTGACCGACAACAATGCCTGCAACGGTCCGCTGATGCTGGTGCCGGGCTCGCACCGGCAGTTCATTTCCTGCATAGGCGAAACACCGCAGGATCATTACAAGCACTCGTTGAAGAAGCAGGAATACGGCGTGCCGGACGCGATCAGCCTGCAACTGCTGGCCGAGCAGGGCGGCATCCAGGCGATGACCGGCAAGGCTGGCTCGGTGGTGTTCTTCGACTGCAATACCATGCACGGATCGAACAGCAATATTTCGCCGTGGCCCCGGTCGAATGTGTTCATGGTCTACAACAGCATGGAAAACGTGCTGGGTGCGCCGAAGTACGGCCTGGCCCCGCGTCCGGAGCATATCGCCACCCGCGCCGGCGTCAAGGCGCTGACGCCCCTGGACGCGTTGAAGCTGGTGGGTTGA
- a CDS encoding MOSC domain-containing protein — MSLFVRSLHTYPVKSCAGIAVDASAIDGAGLAYDRRWLVISGARFLTQRQVPSMALVGTALTATHLQLRAPGMPLLEVPLDGSDLAAITETVTVWRDTFPAHAESTAAAQWFTDFLGLPCRLFKIDVPAAGRAVSPDWVGRWRGEHRELADGFDGRHLFGFADGYPVLIANQASLDELNQRLLVKGRDPVPMDRFRPNVVLDGDDLGAYDEDHIALFARGDDIRLAVVKPCTRCSIPDVDQATGRAGDEPGLTLTATRSLDLGVVFGQNAIVDACPGAILRVGDPISAEWKF; from the coding sequence ATGTCCCTGTTCGTCCGCAGCCTGCATACCTATCCCGTCAAGTCCTGCGCGGGCATCGCCGTCGATGCGTCGGCGATCGACGGCGCCGGCCTGGCGTACGACCGCCGCTGGCTGGTCATCTCCGGCGCGCGGTTCCTGACGCAGCGCCAGGTGCCCTCCATGGCCCTGGTCGGTACCGCGCTGACCGCCACGCATCTGCAGTTGCGCGCGCCGGGCATGCCCCTGCTGGAAGTGCCCCTGGACGGGTCGGATCTGGCCGCCATCACCGAAACCGTCACGGTCTGGCGCGACACCTTTCCCGCGCACGCCGAAAGCACGGCCGCGGCGCAATGGTTCACCGATTTTCTCGGCCTTCCCTGCCGCCTCTTCAAGATCGACGTCCCGGCCGCCGGCCGTGCCGTCAGTCCCGACTGGGTGGGGCGCTGGCGCGGCGAACATCGCGAGCTGGCCGACGGTTTCGACGGCAGGCATCTTTTCGGGTTCGCCGATGGCTACCCGGTGCTGATCGCCAACCAGGCCTCGCTGGATGAATTGAACCAGCGGCTGCTCGTCAAGGGGCGGGACCCGGTTCCCATGGATCGCTTCCGCCCCAACGTCGTCCTGGACGGCGACGACCTTGGTGCCTACGACGAAGACCATATCGCCCTGTTCGCACGCGGTGACGACATCCGCCTGGCGGTGGTCAAGCCGTGTACCCGCTGCAGCATTCCGGATGTCGATCAGGCGACCGGCCGGGCGGGCGACGAGCCCGGCCTGACCCTGACCGCCACGCGCAGCCTGGACCTCGGGGTGGTTTTCGGCCAGAACGCCATCGTCGACGCCTGCCCAGGCGCGATCCTGCGCGTGGGCGACCCGATCTCGGCGGAATGGAAGTTCTAG
- the sugE gene encoding quaternary ammonium compound efflux SMR transporter SugE codes for MTWVILFVAGLCEVVWAVGLKYTDGFTRLVPSAITVVGMVASVWLLAIAMRTLPLGTAYAVWVGIGTVGAFIAGVILFGESMGWVRLASVGLIVVGLIGLKLSAS; via the coding sequence ATGACCTGGGTCATCCTGTTCGTCGCCGGATTATGTGAAGTCGTCTGGGCCGTGGGCCTGAAATACACGGACGGCTTTACCCGGCTCGTTCCTTCCGCCATCACCGTCGTCGGCATGGTGGCCAGCGTCTGGCTGCTGGCGATCGCCATGCGCACGCTGCCGCTGGGCACGGCCTACGCGGTATGGGTGGGCATCGGAACGGTGGGCGCCTTCATCGCCGGCGTCATCCTGTTCGGGGAAAGCATGGGCTGGGTGCGCCTGGCCAGCGTCGGCCTGATCGTCGTCGGGCTGATCGGCCTGAAACTGTCGGCGTCGTAG
- a CDS encoding CDP-6-deoxy-delta-3,4-glucoseen reductase codes for MTFQVTLTPSQHQFKIEDGQTVLDAALAAGYVLPYSCRSGACSTCKGKVLSGDYDAGPYPAQILAPEELAAGFTLLCQARPSSDLLVESAEVRLASDIQIRKLPVRVQALERIGADVAVIKLQLPASETFRFHAGQYVELILKEGRRRSYSMATPPHAGSPLELHIRHMPGGYFTDHVFGTGATQMKEREILRIEGPFGSFFLREDSDKPIVLLASGTGFAPIKAIVEHMIHKQIRRPVVLYWGGRRPHDLYMDALAASWADSLPGFRYVPVVSDSLPEDGWTGRTGFVHEAVMFDLPDLSGHQVYACGAPVMVDAARREFSGQCGLPPEEFFADAFTSEADLAKARP; via the coding sequence ATGACGTTCCAGGTCACCCTCACGCCCAGCCAACACCAGTTCAAGATAGAAGACGGTCAGACCGTGCTCGACGCCGCCCTGGCCGCGGGCTACGTCCTGCCCTACAGCTGCCGCAGCGGCGCTTGTTCGACCTGCAAGGGCAAGGTGCTGTCCGGGGACTACGACGCGGGACCCTATCCCGCCCAGATCCTGGCGCCCGAAGAGCTGGCCGCCGGCTTTACCCTGCTGTGCCAGGCGCGTCCTTCGTCCGACCTGCTGGTCGAATCGGCCGAGGTGCGCCTCGCCAGCGATATCCAGATCCGCAAGCTGCCGGTGCGCGTGCAGGCCCTGGAGCGGATCGGGGCGGATGTCGCGGTCATCAAATTGCAACTGCCCGCTTCGGAGACTTTTCGCTTCCATGCGGGGCAGTACGTTGAACTGATATTGAAGGAAGGCCGGCGCCGCAGCTATTCCATGGCGACGCCGCCCCATGCCGGCAGTCCGCTCGAGCTGCACATCCGCCACATGCCCGGCGGCTACTTCACCGATCACGTGTTCGGCACCGGCGCCACGCAGATGAAGGAACGGGAGATCCTGCGCATCGAAGGACCCTTCGGTTCTTTCTTCCTGCGCGAGGACAGCGACAAGCCCATCGTGCTGCTGGCCAGCGGTACCGGTTTCGCGCCAATCAAGGCCATCGTGGAACACATGATCCACAAGCAGATCCGCCGGCCGGTCGTGCTGTATTGGGGCGGTCGGCGCCCCCATGACTTGTACATGGATGCCCTGGCCGCTTCGTGGGCGGACAGCCTGCCTGGTTTCCGCTATGTCCCGGTGGTTTCCGACAGCCTGCCGGAAGATGGCTGGACCGGCCGTACCGGTTTCGTGCATGAGGCGGTCATGTTCGACCTGCCGGATCTTTCCGGTCATCAGGTGTATGCTTGCGGCGCCCCGGTCATGGTGGACGCGGCGCGGCGCGAGTTCTCCGGCCAGTGCGGCTTGCCGCCGGAAGAGTTCTTCGCCGACGCCTTCACCTCCGAAGCGGATCTGGCCAAGGCCCGTCCTTGA
- a CDS encoding D-amino acid dehydrogenase, producing the protein MRIAVLGAGIIGISTAWWLRQAGHDVVVVDRRTGPAQETSLANGAQISVSYAEPWANPQAPLKLLKWLGREDAPLLFRPQLDWRQWAWGLAFLRECLPGRLAPNIRAMVRMAEYSRATLRTMRVELGIQYDHLERGILNFYRDPHEFELSQKAAGVMRDFGVERRILSADEVVALEPALASQRHRIVGGDYTPEDESGDVHLFAVALAQRCVDAGVEFRYSTQVTRLVSIGGRVDAVEILDPQGGYGQIAADAYVVAMGSYTPLLVRPLGVPCNVYPAKGYSATFPVLDPVAAPSVSLTDSSRKIVFSRLGNRLRMAGTAEFAGYSRALNPQRCQAMTDLARELFPGALDFERVVYWSGLRPSTPSNVPLIGRTRIPNLYLNTGHGTLGWTMGAGSGRALADLLSGRAPEPEFPFLGM; encoded by the coding sequence ATGAGAATTGCGGTATTGGGAGCTGGCATCATCGGCATTTCCACGGCGTGGTGGTTGCGCCAGGCCGGACATGATGTCGTGGTCGTGGACCGGCGCACCGGTCCGGCCCAGGAAACCAGTCTCGCCAATGGCGCCCAGATCTCCGTCTCGTACGCCGAGCCCTGGGCCAATCCGCAGGCCCCGCTGAAGTTGCTGAAATGGCTGGGCCGCGAAGACGCTCCCCTGCTGTTCCGTCCGCAACTGGACTGGCGCCAATGGGCCTGGGGGCTCGCCTTCCTGCGCGAATGCCTGCCCGGCCGCCTGGCCCCGAACATCCGCGCCATGGTGCGCATGGCCGAATACAGCCGCGCGACCCTCCGCACCATGCGTGTGGAATTGGGCATCCAGTACGACCACCTGGAACGCGGCATCCTGAATTTCTATCGCGACCCCCACGAATTCGAACTTTCGCAGAAGGCCGCCGGCGTCATGCGCGACTTCGGCGTCGAACGCCGCATCCTGTCCGCCGATGAAGTCGTCGCCCTGGAGCCGGCCCTGGCGTCGCAGCGCCATCGCATCGTCGGCGGCGACTACACGCCGGAAGACGAAAGCGGCGACGTGCACCTGTTCGCCGTCGCGCTGGCCCAGCGTTGCGTCGACGCCGGCGTCGAGTTCCGCTATTCCACGCAGGTAACCCGGCTGGTGTCCATCGGCGGGCGCGTCGACGCGGTAGAGATCCTCGACCCGCAAGGCGGCTATGGACAGATCGCGGCGGATGCCTATGTCGTGGCGATGGGCAGCTACACCCCGCTGCTGGTGCGTCCGCTGGGCGTGCCCTGCAATGTCTATCCCGCCAAGGGCTATTCCGCCACCTTCCCGGTCCTGGACCCGGTGGCGGCGCCCAGCGTCAGCCTGACCGACAGCAGCCGCAAGATCGTCTTTTCGCGCCTGGGCAATCGCCTGCGCATGGCCGGGACGGCCGAATTCGCGGGCTACTCACGCGCATTGAATCCCCAGCGCTGCCAGGCCATGACGGACCTGGCGCGCGAGCTTTTTCCCGGCGCGCTCGATTTCGAGCGAGTCGTTTACTGGTCGGGCCTGCGTCCGTCCACTCCGTCGAACGTGCCCCTGATCGGCCGCACCCGCATACCGAACCTGTACTTGAATACGGGTCACGGCACGCTGGGCTGGACGATGGGGGCGGGTTCGGGCCGGGCTCTGGCCGATCTGCTCAGCGGACGCGCGCCAGAACCGGAGTTTCCTTTCCTCGGCATGTAG
- a CDS encoding extracellular solute-binding protein, whose product MKKLHESGLSRAIRATGRVWIFGAALMAAGVAHAAPVQIQVWHTMTDANKAEFEKLVKQYNKEQDAVEVSVRDFATPQALQQAATAAVTAKKAPNLIQLQDNHSPEVVAEYKAIKPLYELLAKYPIKDATWFLPSTSSFTRDGKGRLLAFPYMAEIPLMFYNLSLYKKAGLDPNQPARTWQDLQGELLKLRDVADVECPYASSDQVEVHLENLAPINNQLYTSNGNGIEAVKGKPLPSALQFDILYMRHVSLMATWKRSLLLTQHTNDNTPDEAFAKGQCAVLTSGSGALGRLIAAKNLSFGVAPLPYYDQATKTPGKPFVSGSALWVMEGHPVAQDKATAEFLAWLSKPVVAAEWHQTTGFLPLTEGAFRASEVSFYNRIPGAQAVVSAMRAQTPVTARGFRVNNYERIEPVLSRELDEAFDGKTPPMTALNNAAAQARTIAQQR is encoded by the coding sequence ATGAAGAAATTGCATGAATCGGGCTTGTCCCGCGCAATCCGCGCCACCGGGCGTGTCTGGATCTTCGGCGCTGCCTTGATGGCGGCGGGTGTGGCGCATGCGGCGCCGGTGCAGATCCAGGTCTGGCACACGATGACCGACGCCAACAAGGCGGAATTCGAAAAGCTGGTCAAGCAATACAACAAGGAACAGGACGCGGTCGAAGTCAGCGTGCGCGACTTCGCCACGCCGCAGGCCTTGCAGCAGGCCGCGACGGCCGCGGTGACCGCCAAGAAGGCGCCCAACCTGATCCAGTTGCAGGACAATCATTCGCCGGAAGTCGTGGCGGAGTACAAGGCCATCAAGCCGCTGTACGAGCTGCTGGCCAAGTATCCGATCAAGGACGCCACCTGGTTCCTGCCCTCTACCAGCAGCTTCACCCGCGACGGCAAGGGACGCCTGCTGGCGTTCCCCTACATGGCGGAAATCCCGCTCATGTTCTACAACCTGTCGCTGTACAAGAAGGCGGGCCTGGATCCCAATCAGCCGGCGCGCACCTGGCAGGACCTGCAAGGCGAACTGCTGAAACTGCGTGACGTGGCCGACGTGGAATGCCCCTATGCCTCGAGCGACCAGGTCGAAGTCCATCTGGAAAACCTGGCGCCCATCAACAACCAGCTTTACACCAGCAACGGCAACGGCATCGAAGCGGTCAAGGGCAAGCCTCTCCCGTCGGCGCTGCAGTTCGATATCCTGTACATGCGGCATGTGTCGTTGATGGCGACGTGGAAGCGCTCGCTGCTGCTGACCCAGCATACCAACGACAACACGCCTGACGAAGCCTTCGCGAAGGGGCAGTGCGCCGTGCTGACGTCCGGTTCCGGCGCCCTCGGCCGTTTGATCGCCGCCAAGAACCTGAGCTTCGGCGTCGCGCCCCTGCCGTACTACGACCAGGCTACCAAGACGCCGGGCAAGCCCTTCGTGAGCGGCTCGGCCCTGTGGGTGATGGAAGGCCATCCCGTGGCGCAGGACAAGGCCACGGCGGAATTCCTGGCGTGGCTGTCCAAGCCGGTGGTAGCGGCCGAATGGCATCAGACGACGGGCTTCCTGCCCTTGACCGAAGGCGCGTTCCGCGCGTCGGAAGTGTCTTTCTACAACCGCATCCCTGGCGCACAGGCCGTGGTGTCGGCCATGCGTGCCCAGACCCCGGTCACCGCGCGCGGTTTCCGGGTCAACAACTATGAGCGCATCGAGCCCGTGCTCAGCCGCGAGCTGGACGAGGCCTTCGACGGCAAGACGCCGCCCATGACGGCGCTGAACAATGCCGCCGCCCAGGCGCGCACGATCGCCCAGCAGCGCTGA
- a CDS encoding TcpQ domain-containing protein, protein MHRVFKTFILLPWLSACTAPWAPGGGMADWNAAASTDSSAYSSTAATHDFNWRLSGDRQVAPLQVFDDGRQTWLQFAPGQPVPALFTEQHGAERPARYVRHEPYVIVQGKWPAVVMRGGALQARADYLGVARHAEATPAAMMAATAALPALGAQSAAKAGAKAGTKAGTNTTTGATKIVPSGAGLYRVGPADENIRRALARWAGLAGWTFQAEHWAVDVDIPLAGSADFSDDFKRSVRELVAATELGDRPLQPCFYANQVLRVIPLSQACDRTAMRLGTAI, encoded by the coding sequence ATGCATCGAGTGTTCAAGACCTTCATCCTGTTGCCATGGCTGTCGGCCTGTACGGCGCCATGGGCGCCTGGCGGCGGGATGGCGGATTGGAATGCCGCGGCATCGACGGACTCGTCGGCATACTCCTCGACAGCCGCGACGCACGACTTCAACTGGCGCTTGTCCGGGGACAGGCAGGTAGCGCCGCTGCAAGTGTTCGACGACGGCCGCCAGACCTGGCTGCAGTTCGCGCCCGGGCAACCCGTGCCGGCGCTGTTCACCGAACAGCATGGCGCGGAGCGTCCGGCGCGCTACGTCAGGCACGAGCCCTACGTGATCGTGCAGGGCAAATGGCCGGCCGTCGTCATGCGCGGTGGCGCCCTGCAGGCACGCGCGGATTACCTGGGCGTGGCGCGGCATGCCGAGGCGACGCCGGCCGCAATGATGGCTGCGACGGCGGCATTGCCTGCGCTTGGCGCCCAATCCGCCGCAAAAGCTGGCGCGAAAGCTGGCACGAAAGCTGGCACGAACACGACAACCGGCGCAACGAAGATCGTGCCATCGGGCGCCGGCCTGTATCGCGTCGGCCCTGCCGACGAAAACATCCGTCGCGCGCTCGCGCGCTGGGCGGGTCTTGCCGGCTGGACCTTCCAGGCCGAGCACTGGGCCGTGGACGTCGATATCCCCTTGGCCGGCAGCGCCGATTTCTCCGACGACTTCAAGCGCTCCGTCCGCGAACTCGTGGCGGCCACGGAATTGGGCGACCGGCCGCTGCAACCCTGCTTCTACGCCAATCAGGTCCTGCGTGTCATTCCGCTTTCGCAGGCCTGCGATCGCACCGCCATGCGGCTGGGAACGGCGATATGA
- a CDS encoding type 4b pilus protein PilO2 yields the protein MTRTDQALPQALGDHVVLAARDGAALVFGLSWSPIIGSHIDILARRKAREAAATHYVHGGVGVAAVGCARLRGRASACYAAAQVFARLHAQGTAAGLLRLDDGRVWLVASRNGAVMARGDRVHGDESAARAALAELDAVHPGLAGQLCTLALDDLADALDPAACLWRVGLPLTRLPMPVRGTLLLLVMALLVPPAWRAWHDRPRTRTTQPVDATQAWHDAWAKAAAAVRVHDTRQLGQVFASLRTLPTGLGGWTMRSARYRPDGVDWSCAARYGRTGADATNRALADHVPAGVRLVFVSLDEAQLLWRMAGRAERLRLDGLGGPAATDLDFASTLQAISPAFTRVVLGAPAAFTVPPPRDAHGSPLPPPTDLPRVRQRNVVLQGPLRSFALFASPPTVASWKAVALDLHGDRQPDIAHSPLMAQLEGTVYELE from the coding sequence ATGACACGTACGGACCAGGCGCTTCCGCAGGCCTTGGGAGACCATGTCGTGCTGGCCGCGCGCGACGGCGCGGCGCTGGTGTTCGGGCTCTCATGGTCGCCCATCATCGGCAGCCATATCGATATCCTGGCGCGCCGCAAGGCGCGCGAAGCAGCCGCAACGCATTACGTGCACGGCGGTGTGGGCGTGGCCGCGGTCGGATGCGCGCGCCTGCGTGGACGCGCCAGCGCCTGCTATGCCGCCGCGCAGGTTTTCGCGCGCCTGCACGCGCAAGGCACCGCCGCGGGCCTGCTGCGTCTGGATGATGGCCGCGTCTGGCTGGTCGCCTCGCGCAACGGCGCCGTGATGGCGCGTGGCGACCGTGTCCATGGCGACGAGTCCGCCGCGCGCGCCGCATTGGCGGAACTCGACGCGGTGCATCCGGGCCTGGCTGGCCAGCTATGCACACTGGCCCTGGATGATCTTGCCGACGCGCTCGATCCCGCGGCGTGCCTGTGGCGCGTAGGCTTGCCTTTGACGCGGCTACCGATGCCGGTGCGGGGCACCCTGCTGCTGCTCGTCATGGCACTGCTGGTGCCTCCGGCATGGCGCGCCTGGCATGACCGCCCGCGGACGCGAACGACCCAGCCTGTCGACGCCACCCAGGCGTGGCACGATGCCTGGGCCAAGGCGGCCGCCGCGGTGCGCGTCCACGATACGCGGCAACTCGGCCAGGTCTTCGCCAGTTTGAGGACCTTGCCCACGGGCCTGGGCGGTTGGACCATGAGATCCGCCCGCTACCGTCCGGATGGCGTGGACTGGTCCTGCGCCGCACGCTATGGCCGGACCGGTGCGGATGCCACCAATCGCGCATTGGCCGACCATGTCCCGGCGGGCGTACGCCTGGTCTTCGTGTCGCTGGACGAAGCGCAACTGCTTTGGCGCATGGCGGGCCGCGCCGAGCGGCTGCGGTTGGACGGATTGGGCGGCCCGGCGGCGACCGACCTGGATTTCGCCAGCACCTTGCAGGCCATCTCGCCCGCGTTCACCCGCGTGGTCCTGGGCGCACCGGCCGCCTTCACTGTCCCGCCGCCTCGCGACGCGCACGGCAGTCCGCTGCCACCGCCCACCGATCTGCCGCGCGTGCGCCAGCGCAATGTCGTGTTGCAAGGGCCGCTGCGTTCGTTCGCGCTGTTCGCCAGTCCGCCGACGGTGGCGTCCTGGAAGGCGGTGGCCCTGGACCTGCATGGCGATCGCCAGCCGGATATCGCTCACAGCCCATTGATGGCTCAACTGGAAGGAACGGTTTATGAGCTTGAATGA
- a CDS encoding GspE/PulE family protein produces MLVRRLPTGLVTQATHDAHATHPAHPAHPAQLAQPAQPARAAPAAVPVLATQDDIARIDPAFSRALGDEFDLASLAGRLCPVRLQDGSIAIFALSDYAAGDQIDEIERMVRRRGGRLASPSRYILPAPLLLSVARGQLTLRRLRDPSTVSTVATDRNTSALAAGFCDIVTWGVRHEASDVHLNVRRRSPESDVRFTIAGRYVAPARFRHMPTATLMEMLAVAWMDIQGGNGAVFDPCIEQQGQLHIQVDDRPVMLRWASLATDDGPSVCLRLLRLDMRADGSSLHTLGYLDSQIEMLRQASRSDGGAVVLAGVVGSGKSTTIATLIRTLPDDRKVITLEDPVEYRIGNALQNSVVRKLDDTGATAFDAKLRTVKRSAMDDLLIGEIRDAETGRAFMDLAGSGVNLYTTTHACSALMIPERLASDFIGVSRDFLATPGVLKLLVYQALLPRLCPHCALPLAGLLAGSQGDAWRQWTRRFTALYSVAVDVLRMRNATGCEHCANAELPHLNGTAGRTVVAEMIEPAHDDVFLRCVRRRDNLALRRHLRGRRVAPFDHPDMTGKSAMECAVYKAAAGQIDPREIESRFQSYASVQRERALAGDAHA; encoded by the coding sequence ATGCTGGTCCGACGCCTTCCCACCGGCCTCGTCACGCAAGCCACGCATGACGCACATGCCACGCACCCCGCGCACCCCGCACACCCCGCCCAGCTCGCTCAGCCCGCTCAGCCCGCTCGTGCCGCGCCAGCCGCCGTGCCCGTGCTGGCGACCCAGGACGATATCGCCCGCATCGACCCCGCCTTCTCGCGGGCCCTGGGCGATGAATTCGACCTGGCGTCCCTGGCCGGCAGGCTCTGCCCTGTCCGCCTGCAGGACGGCAGCATTGCCATCTTCGCACTGTCCGACTACGCAGCAGGCGACCAGATCGACGAAATCGAGCGCATGGTGCGGCGTCGCGGCGGCCGGCTGGCATCGCCTTCCCGCTACATCCTCCCGGCCCCGCTCCTGCTGAGCGTCGCGCGCGGTCAACTGACTCTGAGGCGCCTGCGCGACCCCTCGACCGTGTCGACCGTGGCGACCGATCGGAACACCTCCGCGCTGGCGGCGGGCTTCTGCGACATCGTCACATGGGGCGTGCGCCACGAAGCCAGCGACGTGCACCTCAACGTCCGCCGCCGGAGTCCGGAGTCCGACGTGCGGTTCACGATCGCGGGCCGCTACGTCGCGCCGGCACGCTTCCGCCATATGCCGACCGCCACCTTGATGGAAATGCTCGCCGTCGCCTGGATGGACATCCAAGGCGGCAATGGCGCGGTATTCGATCCATGCATCGAACAGCAGGGGCAACTGCACATCCAGGTGGACGACCGCCCCGTGATGCTGCGCTGGGCATCCTTGGCCACGGACGACGGTCCTTCGGTGTGCCTGCGCCTGCTGCGGCTCGACATGCGGGCCGACGGCTCCTCCCTGCATACGCTGGGCTATCTCGATAGCCAGATCGAAATGCTGCGGCAGGCCAGCCGCTCCGATGGCGGCGCCGTGGTGCTGGCCGGCGTGGTCGGATCCGGCAAGTCCACCACCATCGCCACGCTGATACGCACGCTGCCTGACGACCGCAAGGTCATCACCCTGGAAGACCCTGTCGAATACCGGATCGGCAATGCCTTGCAGAACAGCGTGGTCCGCAAGCTCGACGACACCGGCGCCACGGCATTCGACGCCAAGCTGCGCACCGTGAAGCGATCCGCCATGGACGACCTGCTCATAGGCGAAATCCGCGACGCGGAAACGGGCCGCGCCTTCATGGACCTGGCCGGCTCCGGCGTCAATCTCTATACGACGACGCACGCCTGTTCGGCCCTGATGATCCCCGAGCGGCTGGCCTCGGATTTCATTGGGGTTTCACGTGACTTCCTGGCGACCCCGGGCGTCCTCAAACTGCTGGTGTACCAGGCGCTGTTGCCGCGCTTGTGTCCGCATTGCGCCCTGCCGCTGGCCGGTCTGCTCGCCGGGTCGCAAGGCGACGCCTGGCGGCAATGGACGCGCCGTTTCACCGCCTTGTACAGCGTGGCGGTGGACGTGCTGCGCATGCGCAATGCCACGGGCTGCGAACATTGCGCGAACGCCGAACTGCCGCACCTGAACGGCACGGCCGGGCGCACCGTGGTTGCCGAGATGATCGAACCCGCGCATGACGATGTCTTCCTGCGGTGCGTGCGGCGACGGGACAATCTGGCGCTGCGGCGCCATCTGCGCGGACGCCGCGTCGCGCCTTTCGATCACCCGGACATGACGGGCAAGAGCGCCATGGAATGCGCCGTGTACAAGGCGGCGGCCGGGCAGATCGATCCACGCGAAATCGAATCGCGTTTCCAGTCCTACGCATCCGTGCAGCGGGAAAGAGCCCTGGCCGGAGACGCCCATGCCTGA